ATGGCGATGGTGCTGTCGATGGGCAAAAGCGGGTTCGCGGTATAGTAGCGAGATCCGAAGAAGCCTTTTTCCTCCCCGGCAAAGGCGATGAAAAGGATGGAGCGCAGCGGGGCATAGCCGTTCTGACCGAATGCTTCGGCAAGCTCGATAATCCCAGCGGTCCCGGAGGCGTTGTCGTCCGAACCATTGTAGATTACAGTGTCGTGGACGGTTCCAACGTGGTCGTAGTGGGCGCCAACTACGATTACCTGATTTCGCAATACCGGATCGGATCCAGGCAGATAGCCCACAACATTCTTAACCCAAGTGAGCTCCTGGCGAAGCCCCACTTCGATGTGTGCGGTCACCGGAAGGGGAAAGCTCAGCGGTTGTAACGTAGAGTCAATGGTACGCTGCACGTCGACGGGGTCCTTGCCGAGCATGTGGAAAAGGCTGTCCAGAACGGATCGCCCGATTTGCACCGCTACGAGTTGCTCCTCCGATTCTCGCAATTGCAAGGGGGCTATCTCGCCAGGAGTCCGACGCATGAGCGACGGCCAGAGGTTCGGAGGTTTGCGGGATACGTGATGCAGGGGATCATTGACCAGGATGAGCCCGATAGCGCCGTGGTCAATGGCATTAAGGACCTTCACCAGGGGGTTGCTGTGGTCTGTCGCCTGGCGTCCCTGAAAGACTTCGGTTGAGTCGCGCTCGCGAGGTTCGTGGGTGAAGACAAGAACGATCTTCCCCACTGCGTCCACACCTTGGTAATCGTCGTACCCATATTCGGGGGCTGTGATTCCGTAGCCCGCGAAGACCACCTGGCCCTCTACCACGCCGGACGAGGAAAGCGGCAACGGCACAAAGTCGTCCTTCAATCGACAGGACCACTCACCGACCGGTGTTCGGAAGCGCAGGGTATTGGGTTCACTCAGATAAGTCTTGCAGACCGCGAACCTCTGGTAGTAGCCCATAGAATCGTTAAGGGGGCGAAGACCTGCCCGCTGGAACTGAGCGGCGATGTAAGCGGCCGCTTTGTCCAGTTCCGGGCTTGGGGTGTCCCTTCCTCTCATGCTGTCGTGAGCCAGGACCTGGACGTGGTGCTGCAATTCCTTTGCGGTAATGCTTGCAAACCCCTTCTCCCAGGGAAACCCTTGGCTCCGGGCATCCGAGGCGATCCCGGTAAGAAGAGAGGCGACGGTGAGACCGCCCCACATGGCCCTTCGAACGACCCTGATTGGCAAGCCCCGCCAGCGCTGGGTTCTTCGATCCATGTCGAATGCTCCTTCGGTTTCGTGAGGCAATTTAGCAAATCGAAGCGAGATTGCCAGACGATTCTGGTGATCCTTACGGGAAATACGGAGAGAGGTTTCCCGTGTTGGCGATGGGTGAGGGACCCGTATCCGCCTGGGTGGGCGGAGGTCCTGGCCCGTTCAGTAGAAGGGTCCTTGACTCACTGCTGGTGAATGCGTATATTGGCGCAGGTCTTCGGGGCCAGGTGGAAGTCCTGACCGGTGGTGAAAGCCCACGAGTCCACTGCAGGCGGGGTGGACAGAGCCGGTGGAATTCCGGCGCCGACGGTGAAAGTCCGGAGGGGAGAAGACCGTAGCATGAGCCGCCTCTCCCATAGGAGCTGCACGGGCCCCGAGTACAAGGAGGGGCCTTTCGTTTATCTGGCGATCGGGAATCGGTGATGCCGGGACGAGAGGAGGATTTCCTCCGAAGAACGATGCAGCTAGCGAACAAGGGCAGGGGAAGGGTATCACCCAATCCTCTCGTCGGAGCCGTGGTAGTGCGCGATGGGCAGGTGGTGGGCGAAGGCTACCACGCTCAATACGGCGGTCCTCACGCGGAGGTGGTCGCCCTGGAGAGGGCTGGTGAACGCGCCCGCGGTGCGACCCTGTATGTCAATCTGGAGCCCTGTTGCCATTACGGAAAGACGCCCCCGTGCACGGACGCGATCATTCGCGCCGGGATCCGCAAGGTCGTCGTGGCTCTGGTGGACCCCAACCCGCTGGTCAAGGGTCAGGGGATTGAGGCGTTGCGAAAGGCTGGGATCGAAGTCGAGCTCCGGGATCAGCTTGCCGCGGCGCAACGGCTCAACCGCGGCTACCTGAAATGGATACGAACCGGCCTTCCATATGTCACCGCTAAGGCCGCCATTACGCTGGACGGAAAGGTGGCTACGGTCGCGCGGGAATCGAAATGGATTACCTCGGAATCGGCTCGGCGGCGCGCGCACCGTCTGCGCGCCGAACACGACGCCGTACTGGTGGGCAGGGGCACACTGTTGGCCGACGATCCCGAGCTGACGGTGCGCTACGTTCGGGGACCCAACCCCTGGCGTGTCATCCTGGACGAAGATCTCGGAGCCAGCCAAGGGTGCCGGGCCGTAGAGCTCGGGCGGCGCGATGGCAAGACGATCCTCTTTGCCTCGCGTTCCAAAGTGGATGCCGCGAGCAGCCGACCCTTCCAAGCCGAGGGCATCCACGTCGAGCTCGTCGACTCCCGCGAGAACGGATTCCTCGATCTCAAGCAGGTTCTGGAGACATTGGGAAAAAGGGGCGTTACTTCCGTTCTCGTCGAGGGAGGGAGCAGCATTTTGACCTCCTTTCTCCGTGAGCAGCTCGTGGACGAACTCGTGCTGTTCCTTGCCCCGAAGCTGCTGGGCAGCGGCCTCAGTCTGGCGGGAGAGCTCGGCATTTCCAGGTTAGACCAGGCGTTGCAATTCTCGTTCAGCCGGATCGAACGCCTCGGCCCGGATTTATGCCTGTGGCTGGTTCCTGCGTGGGCGAAGGACTGATCGATGTTCACCGGTCTGATTCGGGAAGTAGGCACCGTTGCCAGCCTCAGATTCGAGGCCAAGGGCGCTGAATTGACCATCCAGTGCCGGACGATTCTGGACGGCCTGAGAGTAGGAGACAGCGTGGCCGTCGATGGCGCTTGCCTTACAGTGGCGCGCACGGCTCCGCAGGGTTTCGTGGCGGACGTGGTAGCAGAGACGTTGGAGCGGACCATCATCCGCCGCTACACCCCGGGGACTCCGGTCAATCTGGAGCCAGCCCTCCGTCTCGGAGAGCCTCTCGGCGGCCACATGGTCCTGGGGCACGTGGATGGCGTGGCCGAAATCCTTGAATTCGTACCCGAGGGTGAGGGCAGACGAATGTGGCTGCGAGCTCCAGCCCACCTTCGCCGGTACATTGCGGAGAAAGGATCGGTTGCCATTAACGGAGTGAGTCTGACCGTCGCTTCGGTCCGGGGCGGCGACTTCAGCGTGGCGCTCATCCCCTTCACTCTCCAGCAGACGAATCTGGGCCGCCTCGTGCCGGGAGCACAGGTGAACCTGGAAGTGGATGTGATCGCCCGTTACGTCGAGCGCCTGGTGCAGTTCCGCGCCGCCATGGGCAACGGGATCACCTGGGAGCGCTTGGAAGAACTGGGATTTGCCGCGAGCGGATCCCTTGGCTCTTGAAAAGAGCATGCTCGGACAAAGCTGTTTGGGAGATCCGGGCCATGCGGGGAACGGCGATGGACGGCTTTAACACAATCGAAGAAGCGATCGAGGACATTCGACAGGGTAAAATCGTAATTGTCGTCGACGACGAAGATCGCGAGAACGAAGGCGATTTCATTATGGCCGCAGAGAAGGTCACGCCCGAGGCCATCAACTTCATGGCCAAGTACGGGCGGGGCCTGATCTGTGTGGCGATGACGGCCGAGCGCCTCAAGGAACTGGATCTCCATCCCATGGTCACCGAGAACACGGCTCATCTGGGTACTCAGTTCACGGTGAGCGTGGACGCTCGGCACGGCACGACGACGGGGATTTCGGCTTTCGACCGGGCTACCACAATCCGCGCCCTTGTGGACCCACGAACGCGTCCAGAGGACCTGGCGCGACCTGGTCACGTTTTCCCGCTCCGCGCACGGGAGGGAGGAGTGCTCAATCGTGCCGGGCACACCGAGGCCGTGGTGGATCTTTGCCGTCTGGCTGGACTCTACCCGGCCGGCGTCTTGTGCGAGATCATGGACGAGGACGGCAGCATGGCCCGCGTCCCCCGGCTCATGGAGCTGGCCCACCAGTTCGGACTGAAGATCGTTACGGTGCGGGACCTGATCGAGTACCGGCGGCGCACCGAGAAGCTCGTTCGGTGCCTCGTCACCACGAACTTGCCTACCGCGTATGGCTCCTTCGTTCTGCACCTGTACGAAAGTGCCGTGGACGAGCACCACCACATCGCTCTGGTAAAGGGCGACGTGTCCACGCCTGAGCCGGTCCTGGTGCGGGTTCACAGCCAGTGCCTGACGGGCGACGTGTTCGGCTCCCTTCGTTGCGACTGCGGGGAACAATTGCACCGGGCCATGCAGATGATCGAACGAGAGGGGCGTGGTGTGCTCCTGTACATGCGGCAGGAGGGGCGAGGGATTGGGTTGGTCAATAAGCTCCTTGCCTACCGGCTGCAGGATAAGGGCAAGGACACCGTAGAGGCAAACGAGGCTTTGGGGTTCGCCGCGGACCTTCGCGACTACGGAATTGGCGCACAGATTCTGTGTGACCTCGGTGTGCGCAAGATCCGTCTGATGACGAATAATCCACGGAAAATCGTCGGCCTCCAGGGATACGGGCTTGAAGT
The nucleotide sequence above comes from candidate division KSB1 bacterium. Encoded proteins:
- a CDS encoding M20/M25/M40 family metallo-hydrolase; this encodes MDRRTQRWRGLPIRVVRRAMWGGLTVASLLTGIASDARSQGFPWEKGFASITAKELQHHVQVLAHDSMRGRDTPSPELDKAAAYIAAQFQRAGLRPLNDSMGYYQRFAVCKTYLSEPNTLRFRTPVGEWSCRLKDDFVPLPLSSSGVVEGQVVFAGYGITAPEYGYDDYQGVDAVGKIVLVFTHEPRERDSTEVFQGRQATDHSNPLVKVLNAIDHGAIGLILVNDPLHHVSRKPPNLWPSLMRRTPGEIAPLQLRESEEQLVAVQIGRSVLDSLFHMLGKDPVDVQRTIDSTLQPLSFPLPVTAHIEVGLRQELTWVKNVVGYLPGSDPVLRNQVIVVGAHYDHVGTVHDTVIYNGSDDNASGTAGIIELAEAFGQNGYAPLRSILFIAFAGEEKGFFGSRYYTANPLLPIDSTIAMINLDMISRNDTNQVGVAGSSVSPELFAMVEEANRFVDMEITRSADNYFRQSDHYPFYRKRVPVLFFNTLDHPDLHKPTDDPEKAIPEKMERVVRLVYLTVWNVAISRQRPSWHEFAPSRIQATSEARPEAESASGP
- the ribD gene encoding bifunctional diaminohydroxyphosphoribosylaminopyrimidine deaminase/5-amino-6-(5-phosphoribosylamino)uracil reductase RibD, with translation MQLANKGRGRVSPNPLVGAVVVRDGQVVGEGYHAQYGGPHAEVVALERAGERARGATLYVNLEPCCHYGKTPPCTDAIIRAGIRKVVVALVDPNPLVKGQGIEALRKAGIEVELRDQLAAAQRLNRGYLKWIRTGLPYVTAKAAITLDGKVATVARESKWITSESARRRAHRLRAEHDAVLVGRGTLLADDPELTVRYVRGPNPWRVILDEDLGASQGCRAVELGRRDGKTILFASRSKVDAASSRPFQAEGIHVELVDSRENGFLDLKQVLETLGKRGVTSVLVEGGSSILTSFLREQLVDELVLFLAPKLLGSGLSLAGELGISRLDQALQFSFSRIERLGPDLCLWLVPAWAKD
- a CDS encoding riboflavin synthase — its product is MFTGLIREVGTVASLRFEAKGAELTIQCRTILDGLRVGDSVAVDGACLTVARTAPQGFVADVVAETLERTIIRRYTPGTPVNLEPALRLGEPLGGHMVLGHVDGVAEILEFVPEGEGRRMWLRAPAHLRRYIAEKGSVAINGVSLTVASVRGGDFSVALIPFTLQQTNLGRLVPGAQVNLEVDVIARYVERLVQFRAAMGNGITWERLEELGFAASGSLGS